One Kitasatospora sp. NBC_01266 genomic window carries:
- a CDS encoding DoxX family protein encodes MPASPQRSARLLGGLLIGAGVTHFAAPRQFDATVPRALPGSPRTWTYASGVAELAVGAAVLAPRTRRLGALAAAGFFVAVFPANLKMAYDARHRPAPLRAATLARLPLQVPLVRWALRVHRAARTA; translated from the coding sequence ATGCCCGCTTCTCCGCAGCGCTCCGCCCGGCTCCTCGGTGGCCTGCTGATCGGGGCCGGCGTCACCCACTTCGCCGCACCCCGGCAGTTCGACGCGACCGTGCCGCGCGCGCTGCCCGGCAGCCCGCGCACCTGGACGTACGCCAGCGGCGTGGCCGAACTCGCCGTCGGGGCGGCCGTCCTCGCACCGCGCACGCGGCGGCTCGGCGCGCTGGCGGCGGCGGGATTCTTCGTTGCCGTCTTCCCGGCCAACCTCAAGATGGCCTACGACGCGCGCCACCGGCCGGCGCCGCTGCGCGCGGCGACCCTCGCTCGGCTGCCGCTCCAGGTGCCGCTGGTGCGCTGGGCCCTGCGGGTGCACCGCGCCGCGCGCACGGCCTGA
- a CDS encoding DUF2206 domain-containing protein, giving the protein MSARARRVRVPRVGQLTAAAVRRSTARWAVLAGTAAAAGLELLPGLPVPLLVVAGCWLLLGAPLLLWYGFADRFVSTRDGRALVAVALAVGTDLVGELALNTALPLLGDGRPLREAPLTLGAALTVLLLAWVLPEPSGAVAGPGVVKPGVANSGVTGPRAAERSAARRTAAGRSRVPGLRAVALLGGGCLLLSVAGAIRLNNGLGDTVAMLALVAMAGLFVQLLRGRRRYPEAVLGLGLFLLAAALLLLTSLRGWFITGHDIQREYEVFELAFTSERWQIAAFRDPYNACLSITLLPTAFARLTGISGLYVFKALFPLLFALIAPMVYRSVRNVAQRIVALLSALYFVAFPTFFTDMTYLARQEIAFLLLGGAMVVLTDRGRPLARRRVAFTGLMGGVVLSHYSTTYVVVLVLAFALATDHLWRLAARLRARRTGRERGAAVGFVTWWMVLATAVAAVLWTGPLTGTGGQLRSTVSATVQEAVDPAQAQSGSSDTSYSLLGGQAVSPQQRLSQYQQDTLQLTTQSRAAGDYLPLQQVQQYRIQAVSEPNLPLTALGRALQRTGLNVVGANTLVRKWAADLLQLLLLIGLAVCLWSRRRSFRPARDQVTLSIAMVAVIGLLTVLPQLSVDYGVLRAFQQGLLFFGPFIAAGSLWVFRWAKRWTLPLAGTLAVAFFLDLTGVVPQLVGGYPPQLNLNNAGQYYDIYYVQPQERTAINWLEQLTSDDQRQDVQSEVQTDRYTFSRLQTLIHGRALDDIYPTLIGTNSYVFLGTTTVTKDEATTFYRGDLVTYRYPMNLLDSTKNEIYSSNGAEIFR; this is encoded by the coding sequence ATGAGCGCGCGGGCCCGGCGGGTACGGGTGCCGCGGGTCGGGCAGTTGACGGCGGCGGCCGTGCGGCGCAGCACCGCGCGGTGGGCCGTGCTGGCGGGCACCGCGGCGGCCGCCGGTCTGGAGCTGCTGCCGGGCCTGCCGGTCCCGCTGCTGGTGGTGGCCGGGTGCTGGCTGCTGCTCGGCGCGCCGCTGCTGCTCTGGTACGGCTTCGCGGACCGGTTCGTCAGCACCAGGGACGGGCGGGCGCTGGTCGCGGTGGCGCTGGCGGTCGGCACCGACCTGGTCGGCGAGTTGGCGCTGAACACCGCGCTGCCGCTGCTCGGCGACGGCCGGCCGCTGCGCGAGGCCCCGCTGACCCTGGGCGCGGCGCTGACCGTGCTGCTGCTGGCCTGGGTGCTGCCCGAGCCGTCCGGCGCGGTCGCCGGGCCCGGGGTCGTCAAGCCCGGGGTCGCCAACTCCGGGGTCACCGGGCCCAGGGCGGCCGAGCGCTCAGCAGCCAGGCGCACAGCAGCCGGCCGCTCCCGCGTCCCGGGCTTGCGCGCCGTGGCGCTGCTGGGCGGCGGCTGCCTGCTGCTCAGCGTGGCGGGCGCGATCCGGCTGAACAACGGCCTGGGCGACACCGTGGCCATGCTCGCCCTGGTGGCGATGGCCGGGCTCTTCGTCCAACTGCTGCGCGGGCGGCGGCGCTACCCCGAGGCGGTGCTGGGCCTGGGCCTGTTCCTGCTGGCGGCCGCGCTGCTGCTGCTCACCTCGCTGCGCGGCTGGTTCATCACCGGGCACGACATCCAGCGCGAGTACGAGGTCTTCGAGTTGGCGTTCACCTCCGAGCGCTGGCAGATCGCCGCCTTCCGCGACCCGTACAACGCCTGCCTGAGCATCACCCTGCTGCCCACCGCGTTCGCCCGGCTGACCGGGATCAGCGGGCTGTACGTCTTCAAGGCCCTCTTCCCGCTGCTGTTCGCGCTGATCGCGCCGATGGTCTACCGCTCGGTGCGCAACGTGGCCCAGCGGATCGTCGCGCTGCTCTCGGCGCTCTACTTCGTCGCCTTCCCCACGTTCTTCACCGACATGACCTACCTGGCCCGCCAGGAGATCGCCTTCCTGCTGCTGGGCGGCGCGATGGTGGTGCTCACCGACCGCGGCCGGCCGCTGGCGCGGCGCCGGGTGGCGTTCACCGGGCTGATGGGCGGCGTGGTGCTCTCGCACTACTCCACCACCTACGTGGTGGTCCTGGTGCTCGCGTTCGCGCTGGCCACCGACCACCTCTGGCGGCTGGCGGCCCGGCTGCGGGCACGGCGCACCGGGCGCGAGCGCGGCGCGGCGGTCGGCTTCGTGACCTGGTGGATGGTGCTGGCCACCGCCGTGGCCGCGGTGCTGTGGACCGGACCGCTCACCGGCACCGGCGGCCAACTGCGCAGCACGGTCAGCGCGACCGTGCAGGAGGCCGTCGACCCGGCACAGGCGCAGTCCGGTTCCTCGGACACCTCCTACAGCCTGCTCGGCGGGCAGGCGGTCAGCCCGCAGCAGCGGCTGAGCCAGTACCAGCAGGACACCCTGCAACTGACCACGCAGAGCCGGGCGGCCGGCGACTACCTGCCGCTGCAGCAGGTGCAGCAGTACCGGATCCAGGCGGTCAGCGAGCCGAACCTGCCGCTCACCGCACTGGGCCGGGCCCTGCAGCGCACCGGCCTGAACGTGGTGGGCGCCAACACCCTGGTCCGCAAGTGGGCCGCCGACCTGCTGCAACTCCTGCTGCTGATCGGGCTCGCGGTCTGCCTCTGGTCCCGCCGCCGGTCCTTCCGACCCGCGCGCGACCAGGTCACCCTGAGCATCGCCATGGTGGCGGTGATCGGCCTGCTCACCGTGCTGCCCCAACTGTCGGTGGACTACGGGGTGCTGCGCGCCTTCCAGCAGGGCCTGCTCTTCTTCGGCCCGTTCATCGCGGCCGGTTCGCTCTGGGTGTTCCGCTGGGCCAAACGCTGGACCCTGCCGCTGGCCGGCACCCTGGCGGTCGCCTTCTTCCTCGATCTGACCGGCGTGGTCCCGCAGTTGGTCGGCGGCTACCCGCCGCAGCTCAACCTCAACAACGCGGGCCAGTACTACGACATCTACTACGTGCAGCCGCAGGAGCGCACCGCGATCAACTGGTTGGAGCAGCTCACCAGCGACGACCAGCGGCAGGACGTGCAGTCCGAGGTGCAGACCGACCGCTACACCTTCAGCCGGCTGCAGACCCTGATCCACGGCCGCGCCCTGGACGACATCTATCCGACCCTGATCGGGACGAACTCCTATGTCTTCCTCGGCACCACCACGGTGACCAAGGACGAGGCGACCACCTTCTACCGAGGCGATCTGGTGACCTACCGCTACCCGATGAACCTGCTCGACAGCACCAAGAACGAGATCTACAGCAGCAACGGAGCGGAGATCTTCCGATGA
- a CDS encoding glycosyltransferase family 4 protein: MMRTVVQITPYYPPHLGGLERVVEKLATGLGDRHQVQVLTTTIGAEGAPRRSRQGAVTVRRHRCLELAHTPVAPGLPLALLRHPRGAVLHLHSAHALLPELVALTAKLRRQPFLLHFHLDVDASGRFGRLLPAYKRHVFGPVLRAAAAVIVLTAAQSDFVHRTYAVPRERIHVVPNGVDRSYFMPPREVSERPLELLYVGRLSPQKNVGRLLEALCLVRQPVRLRIVGDGELRAELEQLTAELGLTQVEFAGAKLGAELLNAYAQADAFVLPSDKEGMPLVALEAMAAALPVIATDVPGNTELLGGVGLLAAPEPAALARAIDSVAGDPALRRELAERSAAIAPTFAWDAVVRRVERVYEQVLA; the protein is encoded by the coding sequence ATGATGCGGACCGTCGTGCAGATCACGCCGTACTACCCGCCGCATCTGGGCGGCCTGGAACGGGTGGTGGAGAAGCTGGCCACCGGGCTCGGCGACCGCCACCAGGTCCAGGTGCTGACCACCACGATCGGCGCCGAGGGCGCGCCGCGCCGCAGCCGGCAGGGCGCCGTCACGGTGCGCCGGCACCGCTGCCTGGAGCTGGCCCACACCCCGGTGGCCCCGGGCCTGCCGCTGGCCCTGCTGCGCCACCCGCGCGGCGCCGTCCTGCACCTGCACTCCGCGCACGCCCTGCTGCCTGAACTGGTCGCACTGACAGCCAAGTTGCGGCGTCAGCCGTTCCTGCTCCACTTCCACCTGGACGTGGACGCCTCCGGCCGGTTCGGCCGCCTGCTGCCGGCCTACAAGCGGCACGTCTTCGGCCCGGTGCTGCGCGCCGCGGCGGCGGTGATCGTGCTGACCGCCGCCCAGTCCGACTTCGTGCACCGGACCTACGCGGTGCCCAGGGAGCGGATCCACGTGGTGCCCAACGGAGTGGACCGCAGCTACTTCATGCCGCCACGCGAGGTGTCCGAGCGGCCGCTGGAGCTGCTCTACGTGGGACGGTTGAGCCCGCAGAAGAACGTCGGGCGGCTGCTGGAGGCGCTGTGCCTGGTCCGCCAGCCGGTCCGGCTGCGGATCGTGGGCGACGGCGAGCTGCGTGCCGAGCTCGAGCAGCTCACGGCGGAACTCGGCCTGACCCAGGTGGAGTTCGCCGGCGCCAAGCTGGGCGCCGAACTGCTGAACGCCTATGCGCAGGCGGACGCCTTCGTGCTGCCCTCGGACAAGGAGGGGATGCCGCTGGTGGCCCTGGAGGCGATGGCGGCGGCACTGCCGGTGATCGCCACCGATGTCCCCGGGAACACCGAACTGCTGGGCGGGGTGGGGCTGCTGGCCGCGCCCGAACCCGCCGCACTGGCTCGGGCGATCGACTCGGTGGCCGGGGATCCGGCACTGCGCCGCGAACTCGCCGAGCGCAGCGCGGCCATCGCGCCCACCTTCGCCTGGGACGCGGTGGTCCGCCGGGTGGAACGCGTCTACGAGCAGGTGCTGGCATGA
- a CDS encoding polysaccharide deacetylase family protein: MTSTTDPGPTGATGQAGPTSPRPPVTVTTSWDDGHVLDPRLAALLERYRLPGTFYIAPRNREFSPQERLSADGIRELAERFEIGGHTLTHQRLPQLSQAAAAEEISAGRSELEDIIGSPVTSFCYPRGEYTPAQVRLVEQAGFTLARTVRRSSLVPGRALELDTTVNAYAHRVDAPLALRLAAGRPWTATRLFLAWDELAIHWFDRCLREGGVFHLWGHSWEVAARGDWQRLERVLAHIAFRPGVGYLTNRELLRLAA, encoded by the coding sequence ATGACCTCAACAACCGACCCCGGCCCGACCGGAGCGACCGGCCAGGCCGGACCAACCAGCCCCCGGCCCCCGGTCACCGTCACCACCAGCTGGGACGACGGGCACGTCCTCGACCCCCGACTGGCCGCCCTGCTGGAGCGCTACCGCCTGCCCGGCACCTTCTACATCGCGCCGCGCAACCGGGAGTTCAGCCCACAGGAGCGGCTGTCGGCCGACGGCATCAGGGAGTTGGCCGAGCGCTTCGAGATCGGCGGCCACACTCTGACCCACCAGCGGCTGCCTCAACTGTCGCAGGCCGCGGCGGCCGAGGAGATCAGCGCCGGGCGCAGCGAGTTGGAGGACATCATCGGCAGTCCGGTGACCAGCTTCTGCTACCCGCGCGGCGAGTACACCCCGGCCCAGGTGCGCCTGGTCGAGCAGGCCGGCTTCACACTGGCCCGCACGGTGCGCCGCAGCAGCCTGGTGCCCGGCCGGGCCCTGGAGCTGGACACCACGGTCAACGCCTATGCCCACCGGGTGGACGCGCCGCTGGCGCTGCGGCTGGCCGCCGGACGGCCCTGGACGGCGACCCGACTCTTCCTGGCCTGGGACGAGTTGGCGATCCACTGGTTCGACCGCTGCCTGCGCGAGGGCGGCGTGTTCCACCTGTGGGGCCACAGCTGGGAGGTGGCGGCGCGCGGCGACTGGCAGCGACTGGAACGGGTGCTGGCGCACATCGCCTTCCGTCCCGGCGTCGGCTATCTGACCAACCGCGAACTCCTGCGACTGGCGGCATGA
- a CDS encoding glycosyltransferase family 4 protein: protein MTASSADATGSSGPSGPSGARAHRVLLVSHYYPPHVGGIEQVVRHEAEQLAGQGVEVTVLTSGGRRTSADREAGVTVLRQAAWNGIERRTGVPFPVPGPGLLTRAVREARRAEVVHVHDCLYPTSWAAWVAALLTGTPLVLTQHVGLVAHPSALVRGVQRAVYRTFGRALLRRARRVLVLNDSVRRFTLEHGAQPSAVRQLANGVDTVRFRPADSPDEVRRARQRFGLPLDRVLVLFVGRLVPKKGYDLLRAAAGPDYDLVFVGTGGSGVPVTDAQGVHHLGDLTQDQVAEAYRACDVFALPSTAEGFPLTVQEAMAAGLPVVTTDDPGYAPYALDRTGVSLLPRDAERLRAELAALAADPARRERMGHYARAYAKRSFGWPEHVHALRGHYAAAGGEVPAATAAAAAAGPG, encoded by the coding sequence ATGACCGCGAGCAGCGCCGACGCCACCGGCTCCAGCGGACCCAGCGGACCCAGCGGCGCACGGGCCCACCGGGTGCTGCTGGTCAGCCACTACTACCCGCCGCACGTGGGCGGGATCGAGCAGGTGGTGCGCCACGAGGCCGAGCAACTCGCCGGCCAGGGCGTCGAGGTGACAGTGCTGACCAGCGGTGGTCGGCGCACCTCGGCCGACCGGGAGGCGGGCGTCACGGTGCTGCGGCAGGCCGCCTGGAACGGGATCGAGCGGCGCACCGGCGTCCCGTTCCCGGTGCCGGGCCCCGGGCTGCTGACCCGGGCGGTGCGCGAGGCCCGCCGGGCCGAGGTGGTCCACGTGCACGACTGCCTCTACCCGACCTCCTGGGCCGCCTGGGTGGCAGCCCTGCTCACCGGCACTCCGCTGGTGCTCACCCAGCACGTCGGCCTGGTGGCGCACCCCTCGGCCCTGGTGCGCGGGGTGCAGCGGGCGGTCTACCGGACCTTCGGGCGGGCCCTGCTGCGGCGGGCCCGGCGGGTGCTGGTGCTGAACGACTCGGTGCGCCGCTTCACCCTGGAGCACGGCGCCCAGCCTTCCGCGGTACGGCAGTTGGCCAACGGCGTGGACACCGTGCGGTTCCGTCCGGCCGACTCGCCCGACGAAGTGCGCCGGGCCCGGCAGCGGTTCGGGCTGCCGCTGGACCGGGTGCTGGTGCTCTTCGTCGGCCGGCTGGTCCCGAAGAAGGGCTACGACCTGCTGCGGGCGGCGGCCGGCCCCGACTACGACCTGGTCTTCGTCGGCACCGGCGGCTCGGGCGTCCCGGTCACCGACGCCCAAGGGGTACATCACCTCGGCGATCTGACGCAGGATCAGGTAGCCGAGGCGTACCGGGCCTGCGACGTCTTCGCGCTGCCCTCCACCGCCGAGGGCTTCCCGCTCACCGTGCAGGAGGCGATGGCGGCCGGCCTGCCGGTGGTCACCACCGACGATCCGGGATACGCGCCGTACGCGCTGGACCGGACCGGCGTCAGCCTGCTCCCCCGGGACGCCGAACGGCTGCGCGCCGAGCTGGCCGCGCTGGCCGCGGACCCCGCCCGGCGGGAACGGATGGGCCACTACGCACGGGCCTACGCCAAACGCAGCTTCGGCTGGCCCGAGCACGTCCACGCGCTGCGCGGCCACTACGCGGCGGCCGGCGGCGAGGTGCCGGCCGCGACGGCAGCAGCAGCGGCGGCCGGGCCCGGATGA
- a CDS encoding glycosyltransferase family 2 protein — MNTLSIVIPALNEAENLPAVMASIPFQHLKEEGWETEVVVVDNGSTDGTGELARTLGARVVHQPARGYGNAYRAGFDAATGEVIATGDADRTYPFDALPHLLRTLLDHDVEFMTTDRLGRANSAAMKPSHTLANRVLSAISRVLFRNDLRDSQSGMWVFRRYVWSRLDVRSTGMSFSQEIKNAATRAGYRYLELPIEYRKRGGEVKLNAFRDGTQNLRQLFEHNFRKSRPVLHRAMTGSPEYDNA; from the coding sequence TTGAACACTCTGTCGATCGTCATACCCGCGCTCAACGAGGCCGAAAACCTGCCCGCCGTGATGGCGAGCATTCCCTTCCAGCACCTCAAGGAAGAGGGCTGGGAGACCGAGGTGGTGGTCGTCGACAACGGCTCCACCGACGGGACCGGCGAGTTGGCCCGCACGCTCGGCGCCCGGGTGGTCCACCAGCCCGCGCGCGGCTACGGCAACGCCTACCGGGCCGGCTTCGATGCCGCCACCGGCGAGGTGATCGCCACCGGCGACGCCGACCGCACCTACCCGTTCGACGCGCTGCCGCACCTGCTGCGCACGTTACTCGACCACGACGTCGAGTTCATGACCACCGACCGGCTGGGTCGCGCCAACAGCGCGGCCATGAAGCCCTCCCACACCCTGGCCAACCGCGTGCTGAGCGCGATCAGCCGGGTCCTGTTCCGCAACGACCTGCGTGACTCGCAGTCCGGGATGTGGGTGTTCCGCCGCTACGTCTGGTCGCGGCTGGATGTCCGGTCCACCGGCATGTCCTTCTCCCAGGAGATCAAGAACGCTGCCACCAGGGCGGGTTACCGCTACCTGGAGCTGCCGATCGAGTACCGCAAGCGGGGCGGCGAGGTGAAGCTCAACGCCTTCCGGGACGGCACCCAGAACCTGCGCCAGCTCTTCGAGCACAACTTCCGCAAGAGCCGGCCGGTGCTGCACCGCGCGATGACCGGCTCGCCGGAGTACGACAACGCATGA